ATGGTGAGGCGCACTCCCGGCGCTTCCGGCGACCATCTGCCAGTAGCCGAACGCCGATGCCCCCAGAACCACGAGGGCACTCACAAAACCCGTCGCGAAATTGATCGTCGAAACTCTGCCATCCATACCGAACCAGACCGCACCGCCTCCCAGAAGCGCCACAAGAAGAAGTACGGCGGCGACTTTACGCATCATCCTCGTCGTCGAAATCCCTGTAGTTCCTGTATCGGGGATCGTTTTTCAGTTCATCGAAGGATTTCACCTGCTTTCTGTAGGCTTTGTAAACATTCAGTACCGCGGCCGCAACTCCCCAGAAGACACCGAGCCAGAATAGCCACTCGTAGCCGAACATTTTCCGCAACCAGTAACCCAGTCCCACACCGATGAGAACGGCCAGCACCATCGAAATGCCCAGGGAGAGGTCGTAGGCGCCTTCGACGACTTTGCGAACCTTCGGCTTCTTTTGTGATGTCGATTCTTCCGACCGTTTCTCTTCCGACGGCATCAGAGTGCTCCCATCACTTCATGGGCGTTTCGTATCGTCTCGTCGATCATCGTCTCCGTCGTTTTTGTCGAAATGAATCCCGTCTCAAACTGGCTGCAGGCGAAATAGAAGCCCCTATCGAGCATGGCGCGGTGGAATTTGGCGAAGCGCTCCGTATCGCTGCATAAAGCATCGTCGAAATTCCTTACGGGTCTGTCGTTGAAGAAAAAGCCGAACATGCTTCCGCGCACATCGACCTGCAGGGGAATGTCGTGGGCGTCCGCCGCCGCTTTCAGACCGTTGACGAGGCGGATGGCTCTTTGTTCGAGTATTTCATATAACGCCAGGTCGGCTTTGAGCTGGCGTACCTGGGCCAGTCCGGCAGCCATCGCTACAGGGTTGCCGCTGAGAGTTCCTGCCTGATAGACCGGACCTTCCGGGCTCAGTTGCGACATGATATCAGCCCGTCCGCCAAAAGCTCCTACCGGCATGCCGCCGCCGATCACCTTGCCGAGCGTCACGAGATCGGGTTTGACATCCGTCAATCCCTGCGCTCCCGTCAAAGAAGCGCGAAAACCGCTCATCACTTCGTCGAAGATGAGAAGCGCGCCGTGAGCGTCACACATTTCCCGCAATTCGTGCAGAAATGCGTCGTCGGCAGGCACGAGTCCCATGTTGCCTGCTATCGGCTCGATGACGACGCAGGCGATCCCTTCGCTCGCCTCGAAACAGGCTTGAACACTTTCGATATCGTTGTAGTCGGCCAGCAGCGTATGTTTGGCGAAATCGGCAGGAACACCCGGAGAATTCGGTGCACCGAAGGTCGCCGCACCGCTTCCGGCCTGCACCAGCAGGGAGTCGCTGTGCCCGTGGTAGCATCCTTTGAACTTGACGATATCGTCCCTCCCTGTAAAACCGCGTGCCAGACGGATGGCACTCATCACCGCCTCGGTGCCGCTGTTGACGAAACGGATTCTGTCGATCGCCGAAAAAAGCGTCACAATCTCTTCGGCCAGTTCCGTCTCCAGAAGCGTCGGCGCACCAAAACTGAGCCCCTTGCGTGCCGTCTCGATGACCGCCGCTTCGACCGTGGGGTCGCAGTGTCCGAAAATGAGCGGTCCCCAACTCTGGACATAGTCGACATAGCGGTTACCGTCGATATCGACCAGATAGCCGCCCTCACCCCGCTCGATGAATGGGGGTGTTCCTCCTACGCTGCCAAAGGCGCGTACAGGAGAATCCACTCCACCCGGAATCACTTTTTTCGCCGCTTCATACGCTTCGATGCTCTTTGTATGTTTCACGTTTTTTTCCTCACTCAGAAATTTTAGGAGATTATAGGCAAAAAGGAGTTAATAAAGTATAATACCGTTCTATTTGAGTGAAAAGTGAAAATCAAAAGTGAAAAATTGGGTTCGAACGATCGGCTTGCACTGTTTTGTCGATATGCCATCCGCATCGGCCTGTGCCGTTGCTTTGCTCCATTTTGAGCCATTGGACAGTCGGCACTCTCCGATAAAACATCCGTTCTTATTCCATGGAAACCGATGAATCGACGCAAGCTCGTCTCCTTTTTTCTTTCGCTGCTGATACACCTGATTATCCTGACTCTTCTTTTTGTCGTAACATACCGGGCGAAAAAGGAGATGACCTCCTCGGGCTCCAAACGTGTCGAACTCTCGCTAAAAAATTTCGTCACACCCCAGCCGGCAAAATCCGTATCAAAACCGACCCCACCCTCACCGCCACAGCCCAAACCCGTCCAAAAGCCCCTACCCAAGCCCACCAAGCAGGAACCGAAAGCACAGCCAAAACCGAAAGTACAGGAGCCGACCCCGCCCAAGCCAAAACCAAAGCCAAAACCAAAGCTGAAACCTAAACCCAAACCTAAACCCAAACCTAAACCGAAGCCGAAAAAATCATCAAAACCGGCGCCTGTCGAAAAAAAGGTCGCACAACCGAAGCCGCACCCCAAACCCAAACCTCTGCCCAGAAAAAAGGAGACACCCGCATCGGCTCTCGCCGGAGCGTTGGGTATGCCGGCTGTACCGTCTGAAAGCCGGTCCGTGCAAAAGATGCCCAAACCGCCCTCCGTCGACCAGATCGGCAACGCCATGTCGGACAGGGAGTTCCATGCTCTCTACAAAGACGAGTTCGACCACTTCACACCCAATCAGAAGAGGTTCATCAAATCGAATCTCAACCGGATCCAGGCGATCACCCAGCACTACCTGACGATGCGCGGATACCCTCCTTTCGCAATTCAGCAGCGCATGCAGGGTGTCAACATCGTCGAATTCTATCTTCATCCCAACGGCGACATCACCGACTTGAAAATGATCTCTTCGTCGGGTTTCAACGTTCTAGATGACAACTCCCTCGATACGATCAAAACGGCCTACAAAGACTATCCACGTCCCAAAGAGACAACGAAAATTCGCTTCTATATCCACTATCAGATCTACTGAGACTCTTTTTTGTAAATCATCTCTTTGACTTTCACAGGCTCTTTTTTGTACCGTGACCTTGCCTTGAGCGAGAAGGCCTCAAACGATTGCGCCAGGCTTCTTTTGAGCTCTTTTTCGATCCTGCTTCTCTTTTGGTCTATCGCGAAGAGAATCTCTTTTCTGAAACTCTCCCGGGTCAACATCTCGTCCGCTTGGATCACCGCCGCATCGGTCGCGAACCATGCCGCCGTCGCCAGTAGCGGGGAGCAGATCCAGACGAAGGGGCCGCACAGGACACCGCCGGCTGCCCCCGTCTCGGCCGCTGCTACCTTCCCCGCCGTTTTGGCCGTCGTTTTGGCCGCCAGCTTCGCGCCCGCTTTCGAGAGAAATTTGGCTGTTATTTTCGGAACGATGCGCGAGGCCAGCTTCGTTCCACCCGCCACGCCGATAAAGGTCGTCGCCGTCACCGCGACATTTTTCGCGATGTCGTATCCGATCGCATCCACTATCGCTTCGTTGAGCCGAATGTCGATGCCCTCGGAGGCAATCTCACCGATCAGCTCGCCGTGGCTTTGAAGCAGGATAGCGTAACGTTTTTCGATTTTGCTCATCTGCGATTTGAAATCTCTTTCGAAACCTTTCCCGAAGAGCCGGTCCCTGATGATCCGATCGATGTGGCCGGTCGCGGCATACCCGAGTTCGGCGTATTCTCCCCTGATGGAGTAGTGATAGTCAAGAAAAAGCTCCACATTGTTGTAGACGTTCGCAAAAACCTTTTTGAGCGCCGTATCGACAGCTCTGTTCATCTGTGTCTCTTTTTCGAGAAGATCCTTTTGAATCCGCTGTCGGCCCTTTTCGATATTGCGCGCAAAAAGATCTTTTTGCGAGATTCGGATGATCGGCTCACGCATCGGACTTTTTTGAAGTGACGCTTTTGTGTTGATTATGGCCATCAGCGTCGCGAACGCGAAAAGGATCAGAAAGAGAAGGATGGTCCCCCAGAAATACCTCTCTGCCCGACCTGTTCTTTTCCCGCAAAAGCGTGATGTCTCAGGCGAGGGCTCAGCGCTTCTGCCTGTGCCGGAATCTGCGCGGCGTGGGTAAGCCGCTTCGGATTTCAAACACTCTCTTTTGCTGCCGTTTTCCATCACTCTTTTCCTCTCCCATCGATCAGATAGAGCACTTCCGCGATGAAACGATTGATGCCAAGCACCGCGAGACTGTTGTAGAAAAGAAAAAGAAGCCATCCTCCTGCGCGGAAAAGCTCACTGCTGAGCATGTCGGACTCTTTTTGCATGAACCACCATGCGATCGCCTCCAGTTCCCTGTGAAATCGCAATACCCTGTCGCTGAGCGTGCAGAGCGATCGTGTGCTGTTGGTCGCCGCGCGGAGTGTCTCCTCCAGCCCGGTATGGAGATAGGCCGGCACAACCCCTTCGTAGGCAACATAGAAGACGACGGCGACAAGAAAGAGAGCCGAAAGATTGATGCTCCACTCCCTCGCAAAAAGAGGCAGGTAGGCCGCCTGCACCTGTGCCGAGAAGAGTCGTCCGATACCGCGCGCGAGCAGGAGCATGATCACGGCATGCATCGGCAGATAGGCCCATATTGTCCAGGAAAAATCGATCACGGCCAAAAAAGCGGAGAGCGCCATCAGAAAGGAGACGGCCAGGAAAAAGAGGGAGACGGCAAATGGCGAAAGCAGCCATCGTGCCGCGAACCCTTCGGGATGGATGTAACAGCGCCGGATACACCGGCGCTCGTGCATCTTCAAATCGATGAAACTCGCGGCGATCACTCCCCAGAAGAGAAAAAAGAGAAGCAGCGCGAAGCAGCCGTAGGGATAGGTGACGTACCAGCCCCCCAATACCGCCATGACAACCACCACCCCCATGAGCAGCGGCTTGAGAAACGTCACACTCGGTCCTTCACACCGCTACGCCTCTTTTTCGGCCATCTGGAGAAGATTTTTCGCGTTTTTGTAGATCGGTTCGTCGATAAAACCCAGCTCTTCGTCCGCGAAACCGCTGCATTCGGCGTCAGATTCGAACAGCGCCACAACCCGTCTGGCCCATTCGATCTCCTCCTGTGAAGGAAGAAAGACCCGGTTGGCGATCTCCACCTGTGCGGGAGAGATGCACCCTTTGGCGTGATATCCCATCTTCCTTTCCAGAAGGCACCAGTTTTCGAACGTTTCTGTGTCCCGGTACTCCTGAAACACGAAAGAGACAGGCAACACCCCCGCGGCCGAACACTTCAGCAGAAAGCGGGTCATGACCGTATGCATCGTCGGATTGTGAAGGTGGACCAGGCGCTGCGGCAGCCCCATTGAAGCGAAGAGGTCGAGCACACCCAGGTAGCAGGCTTCGATTCGTGGCGAAAACAGGAGCGAACCGAGGTTTTCCCACGCCTCTTTCGTCTCTATCGAAAGATGCACGGCGATCGTATCCTCGACCAGTTCGAGCGCCTCCTCCACATCCGCCGCCGTCTTGATTTTCGGTATCCGGATCGCGTCGGGACGGATCCCGTTGAGATAGGCGATCTCCTCTCGACCCCCCGCATCCAGAGGATTGACGCGCACCACCGTTTTGGATTGGATCCTCTTGGCTTCGGCGAGAAAGAGGCCTGCTAGACGCAGTGCCAAAGGTTTCAAAGAAGCGGCCACCCCGTCTTCAAGGTTCAAAACGACGACATCGGCCTCCAGTTCGTCGAGTCTGTTCAGGTGCCTCAACCGGTGGGCCGAAAGCATCAGGGCGCTCCGCACATAGGGCGGGGTATGGCGGGCACGCTGGCCGCGTCCTCTCCTAAGCCGCTCGATTCCGTCGAGATCGCCCTTTTTGACCAGGCTTTCTATCGTATCCAGATCTGCAAATACCATCTGTTTTCCCTCTCTTCTACTCTTCTTTGCTCGTCAGGTAGTAGTGCAGCGCACGAATCTCCGAATCGGTGAGAAAATAGGTGGGCATAACACGGTACCGTCTGACAAGGCTCTTTTTGAGTTTTTCGATACCGATTTGCCGGATGTCGGGACCTTTTAGAACGATCTTTTTCCCCTCTTCCACGTAAGTGGCGATCACGGTTCCCTCTCCGTGTCTGCCGTGGCAGTGGATGCAGCCGATGCCGCGGGGGTTGCGGTAGAGCATCTCCCCGTATTCGTACTGAGTGATGAAAGAGTCCTCCGCACAAACGAAACTGCTTAAAAGCAGAATGAACCAATACTTCACTAACCGCCCTTTAATCATCTTTTGGGTACGATTTTATCCAAAATGTGATTAAGGAACCGCGATGCAGATTATCGACGGCAAAAAGCTGGCCCAGCAGATCCGCCGGGAGATCGCAAAAGAGGTGGAAGAGCTCAAAGCCTCCCGGGACATTACCCCCGGTCTGGCGGTGATACTCGTGGGCGACGATCCGGCAAGCCACGCCTATGTCAAAATGAAAGCCAAGGCGTG
This genomic interval from Hydrogenimonas urashimensis contains the following:
- a CDS encoding energy transducer TonB: MNRRKLVSFFLSLLIHLIILTLLFVVTYRAKKEMTSSGSKRVELSLKNFVTPQPAKSVSKPTPPSPPQPKPVQKPLPKPTKQEPKAQPKPKVQEPTPPKPKPKPKPKLKPKPKPKPKPKPKPKKSSKPAPVEKKVAQPKPHPKPKPLPRKKETPASALAGALGMPAVPSESRSVQKMPKPPSVDQIGNAMSDREFHALYKDEFDHFTPNQKRFIKSNLNRIQAITQHYLTMRGYPPFAIQQRMQGVNIVEFYLHPNGDITDLKMISSSGFNVLDDNSLDTIKTAYKDYPRPKETTKIRFYIHYQIY
- the hemL gene encoding glutamate-1-semialdehyde 2,1-aminomutase; this encodes MKHTKSIEAYEAAKKVIPGGVDSPVRAFGSVGGTPPFIERGEGGYLVDIDGNRYVDYVQSWGPLIFGHCDPTVEAAVIETARKGLSFGAPTLLETELAEEIVTLFSAIDRIRFVNSGTEAVMSAIRLARGFTGRDDIVKFKGCYHGHSDSLLVQAGSGAATFGAPNSPGVPADFAKHTLLADYNDIESVQACFEASEGIACVVIEPIAGNMGLVPADDAFLHELREMCDAHGALLIFDEVMSGFRASLTGAQGLTDVKPDLVTLGKVIGGGMPVGAFGGRADIMSQLSPEGPVYQAGTLSGNPVAMAAGLAQVRQLKADLALYEILEQRAIRLVNGLKAAADAHDIPLQVDVRGSMFGFFFNDRPVRNFDDALCSDTERFAKFHRAMLDRGFYFACSQFETGFISTKTTETMIDETIRNAHEVMGAL
- a CDS encoding HpcH/HpaI aldolase/citrate lyase family protein, which codes for MVFADLDTIESLVKKGDLDGIERLRRGRGQRARHTPPYVRSALMLSAHRLRHLNRLDELEADVVVLNLEDGVAASLKPLALRLAGLFLAEAKRIQSKTVVRVNPLDAGGREEIAYLNGIRPDAIRIPKIKTAADVEEALELVEDTIAVHLSIETKEAWENLGSLLFSPRIEACYLGVLDLFASMGLPQRLVHLHNPTMHTVMTRFLLKCSAAGVLPVSFVFQEYRDTETFENWCLLERKMGYHAKGCISPAQVEIANRVFLPSQEEIEWARRVVALFESDAECSGFADEELGFIDEPIYKNAKNLLQMAEKEA
- a CDS encoding AtpZ/AtpI family protein, with the translated sequence MPSEEKRSEESTSQKKPKVRKVVEGAYDLSLGISMVLAVLIGVGLGYWLRKMFGYEWLFWLGVFWGVAAAVLNVYKAYRKQVKSFDELKNDPRYRNYRDFDDEDDA
- a CDS encoding c-type cytochrome, which encodes MKYWFILLLSSFVCAEDSFITQYEYGEMLYRNPRGIGCIHCHGRHGEGTVIATYVEEGKKIVLKGPDIRQIGIEKLKKSLVRRYRVMPTYFLTDSEIRALHYYLTSKEE